From the Verrucomicrobiota bacterium genome, one window contains:
- a CDS encoding DNA methyltransferase translates to MLQLPEPLEHDMLNSSRFAPTAAKTSDKKKPSRREDNKLRLSDRPAHQWYRFVLSFPPHLVQDYIGKFGLGAGNRVLDPFCGTGTTVVECKKLGISAVGLESNQVACFASRTKLNWDIDPKALLRHAQMVADIASRRLEDDGYCDDDGTLRLLEHSRAPLRTLSDEATTLLLTNSISPIPLHKTLVLLDTLAVQQDERFANHERLALANALVNGISNLHFGPEVGIGPAKPDAPVVSLWLDGIRAMAQDLETLPHDATTEAVVYQADARDAAHVLAPQSIDAVITSPPYPNEKDYTRTTRLESVLLDFIKSKEDLRDLKRRLVRSNTRGVYKVDNDDTHVAGHPEIERIAAAIEKRRIELKKDSGFERLYARVTKLYFGGMARHLAGLRSVLRPGAQLAYVVGDQASYLRVMIRTGQLLADIAISLGYEVTSIDLFRTRLSTATREQLREEVVLLRWPGAISTTHKP, encoded by the coding sequence ATGCTACAGCTCCCTGAACCACTGGAACACGACATGTTGAATTCCAGTCGATTTGCGCCTACTGCTGCCAAGACAAGTGATAAGAAAAAGCCTAGTCGACGCGAGGACAACAAACTGCGACTCAGCGACCGACCCGCTCACCAGTGGTATCGCTTCGTACTCTCTTTTCCTCCTCATCTTGTGCAGGACTATATTGGTAAGTTTGGGCTAGGTGCGGGAAATCGTGTTCTAGACCCCTTCTGCGGCACTGGGACGACCGTGGTGGAATGCAAGAAACTTGGCATTTCAGCAGTCGGGCTGGAATCCAACCAAGTGGCGTGCTTTGCCAGCCGCACCAAACTCAACTGGGACATTGATCCGAAGGCCTTGCTGCGACATGCCCAAATGGTGGCAGACATCGCCAGTAGGCGTTTGGAAGATGATGGGTATTGTGACGACGATGGCACTCTCCGCCTTTTGGAGCATTCAAGAGCGCCCCTGCGCACTTTATCAGATGAGGCGACGACCTTGCTGCTGACAAATTCGATCAGTCCTATTCCCCTGCACAAGACGCTTGTCCTCCTGGACACTTTGGCTGTGCAGCAGGATGAACGTTTTGCAAACCATGAACGGCTTGCCTTGGCCAACGCACTGGTAAACGGAATTAGCAACCTGCATTTCGGGCCGGAAGTCGGCATTGGGCCAGCCAAACCCGATGCCCCCGTGGTCTCCCTCTGGCTGGACGGTATTCGCGCAATGGCTCAAGACTTAGAGACCTTGCCACACGATGCCACTACGGAAGCGGTGGTCTATCAGGCTGACGCTCGCGATGCCGCACATGTTTTGGCACCGCAGTCCATTGACGCTGTGATCACTTCGCCGCCCTATCCAAATGAGAAGGACTATACGCGTACAACACGCCTGGAATCAGTGCTGCTGGACTTTATAAAATCAAAGGAAGATTTGCGCGACCTGAAGCGGCGGCTAGTCCGCTCCAACACTAGGGGTGTATATAAAGTCGACAACGACGACACGCATGTGGCGGGGCATCCCGAGATCGAGCGTATCGCCGCTGCGATTGAAAAACGGCGCATCGAATTGAAAAAGGACTCAGGCTTTGAGCGACTCTATGCCCGTGTAACCAAACTCTACTTCGGCGGCATGGCTCGGCATCTGGCGGGATTGCGCTCTGTGCTCCGTCCCGGTGCCCAGTTGGCTTACGTAGTGGGTGACCAAGCCTCATACCTTCGCGTTATGATTCGCACCGGCCAACTACTGGCCGATATTGCCATATCGTTGGGCTACGAAGTCACAAGCATTGACCTTTTCCGTACAAGACTATCAACTGCCACACGGGAACAACTGCGCGAAGAAGTTGTTCTCTTGCGCTGGCCGGGAGCCATATCCACAACTCATAAACCATAA
- a CDS encoding endonuclease: protein MKSKNRYSAIIERIFKSRFKPGLTELEFERQEMVTIARDLRIELPKNLGDLVYSFRYRTALPDSIQAGAIPGKTWIIRSAGQAKYRFVLVPDVPLTPNPNLTETKVPDATPGIVAKYAFNDEQALLARLRYNRLVDIFTGITCYSLQNHLRTTVPNMGQVETDEIYVGMDKKGVHYVFPIQAKGGTDKLNVVQIEQDFGVCAQKFPALVCRPIGAQFIDDGVIVLFELEQTNDGVRINSEKHYRLVPHEEVTDVDLMNYRQRMAD from the coding sequence ATGAAATCCAAGAATCGTTACTCCGCCATTATCGAGCGTATCTTCAAATCCAGATTCAAACCCGGTCTGACCGAACTGGAGTTCGAACGGCAAGAAATGGTGACTATTGCTCGCGATCTGCGGATCGAACTTCCTAAGAACCTTGGCGATCTCGTATACAGCTTTCGTTACCGCACCGCCCTGCCCGATTCCATTCAGGCAGGTGCGATACCCGGCAAAACATGGATCATCCGTTCAGCGGGCCAAGCCAAATACCGATTTGTCTTGGTCCCCGATGTGCCGTTGACGCCGAATCCAAATCTTACCGAAACGAAAGTGCCCGACGCTACGCCGGGCATTGTGGCCAAATATGCGTTCAATGACGAACAAGCGTTATTGGCCCGTTTGCGCTACAATCGGCTCGTGGACATTTTCACGGGCATCACCTGCTATTCGCTCCAAAACCATTTGCGTACCACCGTTCCTAACATGGGGCAGGTGGAGACCGACGAAATCTATGTGGGCATGGATAAAAAGGGCGTTCATTACGTCTTTCCCATTCAGGCAAAAGGTGGAACTGACAAATTGAACGTCGTGCAAATCGAGCAAGACTTCGGCGTCTGTGCGCAGAAGTTTCCAGCGCTTGTCTGCCGTCCTATTGGGGCGCAGTTCATTGACGATGGTGTCATCGTCTTGTTCGAGTTAGAGCAAACGAACGATGGTGTTCGCATCAACTCGGAAAAACATTACCGGCTGGTCCCACACGAAGAAGTCACTGATGTGGATTTGATGAATTACCGTCAACGCATGGCTGATTGA
- a CDS encoding ABC transporter ATP-binding protein: MPNGTTNEVAIQTTGLTRYYGAIPAVSDLNLTVNRGDLFGFIGSNGAGKTTTLRILATFLAPSSGTAKILGHDVVSQADAVRHVIGYMPDFFGVYKDMEVTEYLDFFGACYRIPTAQREKTVSDVLELVGLSEKKGALIGALSRGMQQRLGLARVLIHDPAVLLLDEPASGLDPRARIEMMAILQELQRLGKTIIISSHILSELQTLCNRVCIIEKGKLIYSGPVQGVRDQMSSGRVVWVTVSSDVNQAIEILKTHTEVRAVALEEGRIKVTLNDHNTDHGFVADILVRSGARLTGLQEEELGLEEVFMRVTRGDTQ; the protein is encoded by the coding sequence ATGCCCAACGGAACCACCAACGAAGTTGCCATCCAAACCACTGGCCTGACGCGCTACTACGGTGCCATCCCAGCCGTCAGCGACTTAAACCTCACGGTCAACCGTGGCGATTTGTTTGGCTTCATCGGCTCGAACGGCGCTGGCAAAACCACCACCCTGCGCATCCTGGCCACTTTCCTCGCCCCCTCCTCCGGCACCGCCAAAATCTTGGGACACGACGTCGTGTCTCAGGCGGATGCGGTGCGTCATGTCATTGGCTACATGCCGGACTTCTTCGGCGTGTACAAAGACATGGAGGTCACGGAATACCTGGACTTCTTCGGCGCCTGTTACCGCATCCCCACGGCCCAACGGGAGAAGACCGTGAGCGACGTGCTGGAATTGGTGGGACTCAGCGAAAAGAAAGGGGCATTGATCGGTGCGTTAAGCCGGGGTATGCAACAACGGCTGGGCCTGGCCCGCGTCCTGATCCACGACCCCGCCGTGCTATTACTCGATGAACCGGCCAGCGGACTTGATCCCCGCGCGCGCATCGAAATGATGGCGATCCTCCAGGAGCTTCAACGGCTAGGTAAAACCATCATCATCTCCTCGCACATCCTCAGCGAACTCCAAACCCTGTGCAACCGTGTCTGCATCATTGAAAAAGGCAAGCTCATCTACAGCGGCCCGGTCCAAGGCGTGCGCGACCAAATGTCCAGTGGCCGCGTCGTCTGGGTCACGGTTTCCAGCGACGTCAATCAGGCAATCGAAATTTTGAAAACGCACACGGAAGTCAGAGCCGTTGCACTGGAAGAAGGCCGCATCAAAGTCACCCTGAATGACCATAACACCGATCACGGCTTTGTGGCGGACATCCTGGTGCGCAGCGGCGCACGCCTCACCGGCTTGCAGGAAGAGGAATTGGGCCTGGAAGAAGTCTTCATGCGTGTTACCCGGGGCGATACGCAATAA
- a CDS encoding ThuA domain-containing protein, translating into MKQTLITVALTAGLALTALAEPKKVLVVTTTTGFRHSSIPTAEKILGMLAEKSGAFTVDYVHQPEGKPNLRRPNAPKPDANEAAKAKYKEELAKYEADAAAAKPLEAAWNEKLKQELSKLSKENLKKYDAVIFANTTGDLPLPDPQAFIDWVKEGHGFVGMHSASDTFHKFPPYLDMLGGEFETHKAQVSVDAINQDSGCAACKHLSANWTVFDEIYIIKNFNRSTMHGLLTLNAHPNTKVPGDYPIAWKKDFGKGRVFYTSLGHREDLWDTETPENFKRSNSKENAEAYQKHILGGIRWALGLENCDAKPQGK; encoded by the coding sequence ATGAAACAGACATTAATTACCGTAGCATTGACTGCCGGGCTGGCTCTGACCGCCTTGGCTGAACCAAAAAAAGTACTGGTGGTGACCACGACCACTGGCTTCCGTCACAGCTCCATTCCCACGGCAGAAAAGATCCTGGGTATGCTTGCTGAAAAGAGCGGTGCCTTTACCGTGGATTATGTGCACCAGCCGGAGGGCAAGCCCAACCTGCGCCGGCCCAACGCGCCCAAGCCGGATGCCAATGAGGCCGCCAAAGCGAAATACAAGGAAGAGTTGGCCAAGTACGAAGCGGATGCCGCTGCCGCCAAACCACTCGAAGCCGCTTGGAATGAAAAGCTCAAACAAGAGCTTTCCAAGCTGAGCAAAGAGAACCTGAAAAAGTATGACGCAGTGATTTTTGCCAACACCACGGGTGACCTGCCGTTGCCTGATCCGCAAGCCTTCATTGACTGGGTCAAAGAGGGACACGGTTTCGTTGGGATGCACAGTGCCAGCGATACGTTCCACAAATTCCCGCCGTACCTGGACATGCTCGGCGGCGAATTTGAAACGCACAAGGCGCAGGTGTCGGTGGACGCCATCAACCAGGACAGCGGTTGCGCGGCGTGCAAGCATCTCAGTGCTAACTGGACGGTGTTTGATGAAATTTACATCATCAAGAACTTCAACCGCTCAACCATGCACGGTCTGTTGACTTTGAACGCGCATCCCAACACGAAGGTCCCGGGAGATTACCCGATTGCCTGGAAGAAAGACTTTGGCAAAGGCCGCGTCTTTTATACCTCCTTGGGACATCGTGAGGACCTTTGGGATACCGAAACCCCTGAGAATTTCAAACGCAGTAACTCCAAGGAAAACGCGGAAGCGTACCAAAAGCACATCCTCGGCGGTATCCGCTGGGCGTTAGGTTTGGAAAATTGTGACGCCAAGCCCCAGGGCAAGTAA
- a CDS encoding glycoside hydrolase family protein — MRLILLLALLAIPLMGAPVPTDQPAGQPPLYDFAAMIQPAPESGKFSDPDFYIWCGTMARGDDGKYHLFYSRWPRALGHYAWVTHSEVAHAVGDTPLGPFKHQDVALPARGKEFWDGLCTHNPTVHKFDGKYYLYYMGNTGDGKAMKTLNWVHRNNQRIGVAVAESPAGPWRRADKPLVDVTPGSHDALVTSNPSVTRRPDGGYLMVYKAVADKKPMPFGGPVVHLVATSDSPEGPFKKHPEPVFTKAGENFAAEDPFIWYGPDRYWAIVKDNAGHFTGAGKSTALFESPDGFSWKLSQHALVATTEITWEGGRKQKLNSLERPQLFFENGVPVVLMYAVDETSQRTHSFNVRIPLKH, encoded by the coding sequence ATGCGACTGATACTGCTACTGGCGCTGCTGGCCATACCCTTGATGGGTGCGCCGGTGCCCACCGATCAACCGGCTGGCCAGCCACCCCTGTATGATTTTGCGGCCATGATTCAACCCGCGCCGGAGTCCGGCAAGTTTTCCGACCCGGACTTTTACATCTGGTGCGGTACGATGGCGCGTGGCGATGATGGCAAGTACCACTTGTTTTATTCCCGCTGGCCGCGTGCGCTGGGGCATTACGCCTGGGTGACGCATTCGGAGGTCGCTCACGCGGTGGGCGACACGCCTTTGGGGCCATTCAAGCATCAGGACGTGGCGCTGCCCGCGCGAGGCAAGGAATTCTGGGACGGTCTATGCACGCACAACCCCACAGTCCACAAGTTCGATGGCAAGTATTACCTCTACTACATGGGCAACACCGGCGATGGCAAAGCCATGAAGACCCTCAATTGGGTGCATCGCAATAACCAGCGCATTGGCGTGGCGGTGGCCGAGTCGCCTGCGGGCCCATGGCGGCGCGCGGATAAACCGTTGGTGGATGTCACCCCAGGCTCGCACGATGCGCTGGTGACCAGCAATCCTTCAGTGACGCGCCGACCGGATGGTGGTTATTTGATGGTGTACAAAGCCGTGGCGGACAAGAAGCCGATGCCGTTTGGCGGGCCAGTGGTACACTTGGTGGCCACGAGTGATTCACCGGAGGGGCCGTTCAAAAAACATCCAGAGCCGGTATTCACCAAGGCGGGCGAGAACTTTGCGGCCGAAGATCCCTTTATCTGGTACGGCCCGGATCGCTATTGGGCAATCGTAAAGGATAATGCGGGACACTTCACCGGCGCGGGCAAATCCACCGCGCTCTTTGAGTCTCCCGACGGTTTCAGTTGGAAATTATCGCAGCATGCGTTGGTGGCTACGACGGAAATCACCTGGGAAGGTGGACGCAAACAAAAGCTCAACTCGCTCGAACGGCCCCAGCTATTTTTTGAGAATGGGGTGCCAGTGGTGTTGATGTATGCGGTTGATGAGACCAGCCAGCGCACGCATTCCTTCAATGTCCGGATTCCGCTGAAACATTAA